The Candidatus Neomarinimicrobiota bacterium genome window below encodes:
- a CDS encoding VCBS repeat-containing protein has product MKSLSILIWIVVFLIHYSCQRAQPMFKKLSPRETSITFENTIEEKPLFNGVNYLYFYDGGGVALGDVNNDGLADIYFTANMKPNRLYLNRGDFRFEDVTETAGVGGGTDGWTTGATMADVNGDGFLDIYVCRSNYLDKKGANQLYINKGPDSFGFTERSAEYGLDHRGLSRQAAFFDYDLDDDLDMYLLNHSVHSKGTYGDTSLRRIRDYEAGDKLYRNENGHFKDVTQEAGIYESKLGYGLGVAIGDINRDGYPDIYVSNDFHENDYLYYNEGNGTFIEALTHSIAHTSSASMGNDLADFNNDGLLDIVVLDMLPEKEEIRKSSVSADPYDIYDVKIRFGYYHQLRRNTLQLNRGPVVSSETSESDVVYHLFSEIGQLADIHATDWSWAPLFVDLDNDGFKDLFVSNGILRRPNDLDYLSYLGQDEVRMLLGGGTARQTPLPIEEDILTEILRHMPSVPEANYAFHSQGDLTFMNRAGEWGLGDPGFSTGAAYADFDNDGAMDLVVNNVNSPAAIYRNLLYQDIKDSLNHPNYLRVKLGGQGENKFGIGAKVIVHSGEKLFFQELMPTRGFQSSVEPVLNFGLGKVERLDSLEIIWANGEYRVVRNLAVNQTVTLDQAEATVFYSYPSFVNSEPVFRDITDEVDLEYSHRENTFIEYNREPFIPHFLSTAGPALAVEDINGDGLEDVYLGGAKHQAGSIYLQDREGRFESVADSIFIKDNWSEDVDAAFFDADGDGIPDLYVVSGGNEFFGKMNPSKDRLYFGSGEGRFRKPDPVQAGLEIFANGACVEPADFDNDGDIDLFVGSRSVPREYGTTPESHLLINDGDGNFTNGTSTHAPELVDVGMVTDAVWVDLNNDSYRDLIVVGEWMPVTVFLNQNGELVNVTQEYGLQNSYGWWNTVAAGDFNYDGHTDLVVGNLGLNSGLKATQDEPVQLFINDFSGNGRPDQILTYYFKEQAYPIASRDLMLSNIPSLQAQYPSNADYAGQSIQDIFSIEQLSDVTVLKATEFASVLLLNSGDEAFNMMQLPAEAQFSPVYSILIEDFDGDGFRDVLLSGNFYGARPDQGRYDASYGCLLLGLGTGAFAPANLQESGFVVTGEVRHVEVVRTASGEKRILAARNNDTVVIFDQVEVAR; this is encoded by the coding sequence ATGAAGTCTCTCTCCATCCTGATCTGGATAGTTGTCTTTCTTATCCACTATTCCTGCCAGCGGGCCCAGCCCATGTTCAAGAAGCTTTCCCCTCGAGAAACCAGTATCACTTTCGAAAACACAATTGAAGAAAAACCTCTCTTCAACGGCGTCAATTATCTGTACTTCTACGATGGGGGAGGGGTGGCCCTCGGCGACGTGAACAACGACGGTCTGGCTGATATTTATTTTACCGCAAATATGAAGCCCAATCGCCTCTACCTGAATAGGGGAGATTTCAGATTTGAGGACGTTACGGAAACGGCTGGCGTGGGAGGAGGGACTGATGGATGGACAACGGGCGCAACCATGGCCGATGTGAACGGGGATGGATTTCTGGATATATATGTGTGCCGCTCGAATTATCTGGACAAGAAAGGGGCGAATCAGCTCTACATAAACAAAGGTCCCGATTCTTTCGGATTTACCGAGAGAAGTGCCGAATATGGCCTGGATCATAGAGGGCTGTCAAGACAGGCTGCATTCTTCGATTACGATCTCGATGACGACCTGGATATGTATCTACTCAATCACTCGGTGCACTCTAAAGGGACCTACGGCGATACGAGCTTGAGAAGAATCAGGGACTATGAAGCCGGGGATAAACTGTACAGAAATGAGAACGGTCACTTCAAGGACGTTACTCAAGAAGCGGGGATTTACGAGAGCAAGCTCGGGTACGGACTGGGTGTGGCTATCGGTGACATCAATCGGGACGGGTATCCGGACATTTATGTATCGAACGATTTCCATGAGAATGACTATCTCTACTATAACGAAGGAAACGGGACGTTTATCGAAGCGCTGACGCATTCCATTGCGCACACAAGCAGTGCCTCCATGGGAAATGATTTGGCGGATTTCAACAATGACGGCCTGCTGGATATTGTGGTACTGGATATGCTCCCTGAGAAAGAGGAAATCCGTAAGTCGTCAGTCAGTGCTGATCCGTACGATATTTATGACGTGAAGATACGATTCGGATACTATCACCAGCTGCGCAGGAACACACTCCAGCTGAACAGAGGGCCTGTCGTCAGCTCCGAAACTTCGGAATCGGATGTCGTTTACCATCTGTTCAGTGAAATCGGTCAACTGGCGGACATTCATGCTACTGACTGGAGCTGGGCCCCCCTGTTTGTTGACTTGGACAATGACGGTTTCAAAGATCTGTTTGTGAGCAACGGAATTTTGCGGAGGCCCAATGATCTGGATTATCTCAGCTATCTTGGGCAGGATGAGGTCCGTATGTTACTAGGCGGAGGAACTGCCCGGCAAACGCCCCTCCCCATAGAAGAAGATATTCTGACTGAGATACTCCGGCACATGCCCAGCGTTCCTGAGGCTAATTACGCCTTTCATTCTCAAGGAGATCTTACTTTTATGAATCGTGCTGGTGAATGGGGGCTTGGTGATCCAGGCTTTTCGACTGGAGCGGCGTACGCCGACTTCGATAATGATGGTGCCATGGACCTGGTGGTGAATAATGTCAATTCTCCGGCCGCTATCTATCGAAACCTCCTCTATCAAGACATAAAGGACTCCTTGAACCATCCAAACTACCTAAGAGTGAAACTGGGCGGTCAGGGGGAAAATAAGTTCGGAATCGGAGCCAAGGTCATTGTCCATTCCGGAGAGAAACTGTTTTTTCAGGAGTTAATGCCTACCAGAGGGTTTCAATCATCCGTGGAACCGGTGCTGAATTTCGGACTGGGAAAAGTCGAACGTCTTGATTCCCTGGAAATTATCTGGGCTAATGGTGAATACCGGGTTGTCAGAAATCTCGCAGTAAATCAGACAGTCACACTGGATCAGGCTGAGGCCACAGTTTTTTACTCCTATCCATCTTTTGTGAACAGTGAGCCGGTCTTTCGTGACATCACAGATGAAGTGGACCTCGAATATTCCCACAGAGAAAACACGTTCATTGAATATAACCGGGAACCGTTCATCCCCCACTTTCTATCCACGGCGGGCCCCGCACTGGCGGTGGAAGACATCAACGGCGACGGGTTGGAGGATGTGTACCTTGGAGGGGCGAAGCATCAGGCTGGTAGTATCTATCTTCAGGACCGGGAGGGGAGATTTGAATCCGTGGCAGATTCCATATTCATCAAGGACAATTGGAGTGAAGATGTGGATGCCGCCTTCTTCGATGCTGACGGAGATGGGATCCCCGACCTTTACGTGGTGAGCGGGGGTAATGAGTTCTTCGGAAAGATGAATCCATCCAAGGACCGCCTCTATTTCGGATCCGGTGAGGGTCGATTTCGAAAACCAGATCCCGTACAGGCGGGACTTGAAATCTTTGCAAACGGCGCCTGCGTGGAGCCAGCTGATTTTGATAACGACGGAGATATAGATCTGTTCGTGGGTAGCCGCTCGGTTCCCAGGGAGTATGGAACGACTCCCGAAAGCCATCTGCTCATTAATGATGGAGACGGAAATTTCACCAATGGGACCTCGACTCATGCACCGGAACTAGTGGACGTCGGGATGGTGACCGACGCCGTGTGGGTCGATTTGAACAATGACTCCTACCGGGATCTCATTGTAGTGGGTGAGTGGATGCCTGTAACCGTGTTCCTTAATCAGAACGGAGAGCTAGTGAATGTCACGCAAGAATATGGCCTCCAAAACAGTTACGGGTGGTGGAATACAGTGGCTGCGGGAGATTTCAACTACGACGGCCATACTGATCTTGTTGTTGGGAATCTCGGTCTGAATTCCGGTCTCAAAGCCACCCAGGATGAACCGGTGCAGCTGTTTATCAACGATTTTTCAGGAAACGGTCGGCCGGATCAGATTCTCACTTATTACTTTAAGGAACAGGCCTATCCTATTGCCTCTCGCGATCTTATGCTATCCAATATCCCCTCCTTGCAGGCCCAGTACCCTTCCAATGCAGATTATGCCGGACAGTCCATCCAGGATATCTTCTCCATTGAGCAGCTGAGCGATGTCACAGTTCTCAAAGCTACTGAATTCGCTTCGGTCCTGCTTTTGAACAGTGGAGACGAAGCATTCAACATGATGCAACTACCGGCTGAGGCCCAGTTTTCACCCGTATATTCCATTTTGATTGAGGATTTTGATGGGGACGGGTTCCGGGATGTTCTGCTGAGTGGTAATTTTTACGGCGCACGGCCAGACCAGGGAAGATACGATGCCAGTTATGGATGTTTACTTCTTGGTCTGGGCACAGGAGCATTCGCTCCGGCCAACCTTCAAGAAAGTGGTTTCGTAGTCACAGGAGAAGTTCGTCATGTTGAAGTCGTGAGGACAGCTTCAGGAGAGAAACGGATCCTGGCCGCACGCAACAATGACACGGTAGTGATTTTCGACCAAGTGGAGGTGGCCCGATGA
- a CDS encoding trehalase family glycosidase yields the protein MKSVILHCLLVVIALSIHSKSIAQTQGKYFAKKHYIPEPIPSFEARKNELPSPVLDSHPEWIDMYWKCWEIAFKGFKSPPEGSPLVSNWLDEAFSPNIFQWDTIFMIMFARYGHDIFPAIQSLDNFYCLQRESGYICREFREKDGRMIHYDEGDLFHPMGWKNTINPPLFSWAEVESFRITGDKSRFELVLPALDKYAQWLDNDGDPDAENWEENGRRSMTAEHKLYWNTPLGSGMDNTPRPAEKGSGWVEMSSQMVIMYNNLAVIAEELGDGAKAGEYRSKAQEIGDRVNRWCWNEEDGLYYDVREDGSQFGKKTSGCFWPLLANISSRDQAARLVEHLKNPEEFWRPIVFPTLSADEEEYRPDGGYWLGSVWAPTNVMIVKGLENYGYEDFATEATENYLTGMAEVFEKTGTVWENYAPESFQPGEPSKADFVGWTGSGPIALLIENILGLRPDGVRNQLTWHLKRIDRHGIENLRVGDVKVRVISEKRDSKSSPARLNVTCDKAFSLTVVHPSGTKTFALKAGDHSLEIE from the coding sequence ATGAAAAGCGTCATACTGCATTGTTTGCTTGTCGTGATCGCACTGTCTATTCACAGTAAGTCAATCGCTCAAACTCAGGGAAAGTACTTCGCAAAAAAACACTACATACCCGAGCCGATTCCCTCTTTCGAAGCAAGGAAGAATGAACTTCCCAGTCCCGTCCTCGATAGTCATCCTGAATGGATTGACATGTATTGGAAGTGCTGGGAAATTGCCTTCAAAGGATTCAAGAGTCCGCCGGAGGGTTCCCCTCTGGTCTCCAATTGGCTGGACGAAGCTTTCAGTCCCAACATTTTTCAGTGGGATACCATCTTCATGATCATGTTTGCCCGCTATGGCCACGATATCTTTCCCGCGATACAGTCTCTGGACAACTTCTACTGCCTTCAGCGGGAAAGCGGCTACATATGCCGCGAGTTCCGGGAGAAGGACGGGAGAATGATCCATTACGATGAGGGGGATCTTTTTCATCCCATGGGATGGAAGAACACCATCAATCCTCCACTCTTCAGTTGGGCAGAAGTGGAATCCTTCAGAATCACCGGTGACAAGTCCCGTTTTGAACTCGTGCTGCCGGCGCTCGATAAATACGCGCAGTGGCTCGACAACGATGGTGACCCCGACGCCGAAAACTGGGAAGAAAACGGTCGGCGCTCCATGACCGCAGAACATAAGCTCTACTGGAATACACCGCTGGGAAGCGGCATGGACAATACGCCTCGCCCTGCTGAAAAAGGTAGTGGTTGGGTCGAAATGTCGTCTCAGATGGTCATTATGTACAACAATCTGGCCGTCATAGCCGAGGAATTGGGGGATGGTGCGAAAGCCGGTGAGTATCGTTCGAAGGCCCAAGAAATCGGTGACCGGGTCAATCGCTGGTGCTGGAATGAGGAAGACGGCCTCTACTACGATGTTCGTGAAGACGGATCACAATTCGGGAAGAAGACATCCGGCTGTTTCTGGCCGCTCCTCGCCAATATTTCATCCCGGGACCAGGCGGCACGCCTGGTGGAACATCTGAAGAATCCGGAGGAATTCTGGCGCCCAATTGTATTTCCCACGCTTTCAGCCGACGAAGAGGAGTACAGGCCGGACGGAGGGTATTGGTTGGGTAGCGTATGGGCGCCCACAAATGTGATGATTGTCAAAGGACTTGAAAACTACGGGTATGAAGATTTTGCCACGGAGGCAACTGAAAATTATTTAACTGGCATGGCAGAAGTTTTCGAGAAAACCGGAACCGTTTGGGAGAATTACGCACCCGAGTCATTTCAGCCCGGTGAACCCTCGAAGGCCGATTTTGTCGGCTGGACTGGATCCGGTCCAATCGCCCTGCTGATTGAAAATATTCTGGGCCTGCGCCCGGACGGAGTACGCAATCAGCTGACCTGGCATCTCAAACGAATCGACAGACATGGAATCGAGAATCTCAGGGTGGGTGACGTTAAGGTGAGGGTTATCTCGGAGAAGCGAGACAGCAAAAGTTCCCCGGCACGCCTGAATGTAACGTGCGACAAAGCGTTCAGTTTGACCGTAGTTCATCCCAGTGGAACGAAGACCTTCGCGCTTAAAGCTGGCGATCACTCTCTGGAAATAGAGTAG